Proteins co-encoded in one Tepidimicrobium xylanilyticum genomic window:
- a CDS encoding copper amine oxidase N-terminal domain-containing protein, which translates to MKNFVKGFLVATLIFAVTLTGFAASKKQTIEVELNPATIYVEGELKEVDHFIYKGTTYVPLRALSEALGVEVSWDGEEKVIDLYYLEPREYSILTFAGVALTSITDMDGSLDNVFEEIKEDITRFLNDLEALDLANNHMDVDTFIELQDRRSEIEDRLYTESLNVSYRTPIYYTLEVLDNIEMALIRSRHGENPERIRNNLEKAKEYVEFLSVLGF; encoded by the coding sequence ATGAAAAATTTTGTAAAAGGATTTTTAGTGGCTACATTGATTTTTGCTGTAACTTTAACTGGGTTTGCAGCCAGTAAAAAGCAAACTATTGAGGTTGAACTAAATCCTGCTACTATTTATGTGGAGGGTGAGTTGAAAGAAGTTGACCACTTCATTTACAAAGGAACTACCTATGTTCCGTTACGAGCATTGTCTGAGGCATTAGGTGTAGAAGTAAGTTGGGATGGTGAGGAAAAAGTTATTGATTTATATTATTTAGAACCTCGTGAATATAGCATACTGACTTTTGCAGGAGTAGCATTAACATCGATAACAGATATGGATGGTAGTTTGGATAATGTATTTGAGGAAATAAAAGAGGATATCACAAGATTTTTAAATGATTTGGAAGCGTTAGATTTAGCCAATAATCATATGGATGTAGATACTTTTATAGAGCTGCAGGATAGGAGATCAGAAATAGAGGATAGACTTTACACGGAATCGTTGAATGTAAGTTATAGAACCCCAATTTACTATACACTTGAAGTTTTAGACAATATAGAAATGGCTCTTATTAGATCAAGGCATGGTGAAAATCCTGAGAGAATAAGAAATAATTTGGAGAAGGCTAAAGAGTATGTTGAGTTTTTATCCGTGTTAGGGTTTTAG
- a CDS encoding histidine phosphatase family protein, with product MKKIYLVRHGESEWNTIKKIQGQNDIALTAKGIKQAQLIGKRLKYEKIDIIYSSDLIRAYKTAQIIGENLNLDVIPMEEFREINFGIWEGLSTEELMKNYEEEMILWMTAPEKFYVNKAETLKELQERAMNGINKIIHQDFENVLIVSHSATIKTIILGLLDISLSNFKNLTISNVGLSIIEIREYNKVLKLLNDTNHLKSIELNEK from the coding sequence ATGAAAAAAATATATTTGGTAAGACATGGTGAATCTGAATGGAATACCATCAAAAAAATTCAAGGACAAAATGATATTGCCCTCACAGCTAAAGGCATAAAACAAGCTCAATTAATAGGAAAAAGATTAAAATATGAAAAAATAGATATAATTTATTCTAGCGATTTAATTAGAGCCTATAAAACTGCTCAAATTATTGGTGAAAATCTAAATTTAGATGTAATTCCAATGGAGGAATTTAGAGAGATAAATTTTGGTATTTGGGAAGGGCTATCTACCGAGGAATTGATGAAAAACTATGAAGAAGAAATGATTTTATGGATGACAGCTCCAGAAAAATTTTATGTAAATAAGGCTGAAACATTGAAAGAACTGCAGGAAAGAGCAATGAATGGGATTAATAAAATTATCCATCAAGATTTTGAAAATGTACTTATTGTCTCCCATAGTGCAACTATAAAAACTATTATTTTAGGGTTGTTGGATATTAGTTTAAGCAATTTTAAAAACTTGACAATAAGCAATGTCGGCCTATCGATAATAGAAATAAGGGAGTATAATA